AATACATATCTCTTAGATGATTATATAAAAGCTATTGCTGAAAAAAGACTACCCATAGCTGCGGGAATTGATCTGCGATTTAAGTCTGATTCCTCGGTTAAAGATTCCAGGGACTGTGATATAGATGAAAAATTGAGCAATAAGCACAAAAAAGATACAGTGGAGCATCTGGCTGAGATTAAGTCAGTGATGAGCTCTATCGCAAGAAGAGGAGAAACAACAAAGAAAAATTTTGAAAAATTTTACAGGATCACATCTTCGCATTTAAGCTTTAAATCCACATTGAAATTATTGAAAATCCTGGGAATAGTAACTATAAAGGGGGATCTGATAGCTCTTTCAAAGAAAGGCAACTACTATTTTTCGGTTATGGCGGAAAATTTTATGCCTGTACCAGGAAAATATGGGGATGAAGTACTATTTAGCGAGCCCTTTCCTGAGGAATTCGTTTTTAGGTTTATAAAATAAAAACCTTGTAATTATAGTAAATAAATTACCTCTAAAAAATTTTTATTATTAAAATATCACTGTCTTCAAAGCTTCACAAAATTTTAAAATCTATTTAAAAAAAGGTTGACGGGGATACGCGAATTTAATCAGATATTACTTAATTAAATTTAGTAGCACTAAATAACATTAGTTATATATTTTTGCTACTACCGCGCGTTAGTTAAATTTTACCCGGGAAAATAGAAAAAGGCATGATAATTATGAAGTTTCGCATGAATAAAATTAATCTAATAATTATAATTATATCAATAACGGCCCTGCGGGCAGTGAATGCAGCTGGGGAAGAAGAGGCTATTGAGCTGAATAAGATTGTTGTCTCAGCTACGAGATATGAGAAATCTTATTTTGAGACTCCAGTTTCTGTTAGTGTGATAGATAAAAAAGATATACTTGAGAAGTCCCCTCAGAACGCAGGGGAACTCCTCAAAGAGGTTGCCGGCGTGGAGATACATCACGATTATACACCGGGCATCAGCAAGGCAAGAATAAGAGGTTTGTCCGCCAGCAGGGTGGTGACGCTTGTTGATGGAAAGAGATGGAATTCTCATATAAGCAGCCTCACCGGAGGCGACTACCTGAATTCCATTGATGTTGGCCAGATAGATCGGATAGAGGTGATACATGGCCCGGCCTCTATACTCTATGGTTCCGGTGCTATCGGAGGTGTCATCAATATCATTACCAGAAAGTCTGCGGCAGTTAAAGAGAATTATGCGGATGTAAATTTTTATTCCAGTTATGGGAGTGTAAATGACTTTATAGCAGCTGGCGGTGAGGTAGAGTGTGGGTATGAGAAGCTTAATATTCTTGTAGGTGCCATCAAAAGAAGTGCTGGAGATCTGGATACTCCTGAAGGGAAGCTTGAACATAGCAGTTTTGATTCTTTTAATATGAATTTTAATACAAGATATGCCATTGGGGATAAACAAAGTCTTTCTCTTTCAGCTCAGCGCTTTAGAGGAGAGAATATTGAGACCCCCGAGTCAAAGGGGGAGGAATTTTCTCTGATAATTGACATTCCCCGTTTAAATAGGGATATGGTCTATCTCAGTTATGATGTGAGGGAAATAAGATCGTGGTTTTCATTTTTTAATTTGAGCTTCCACTATCAAAAAGAAGAGGTGAAGTATATCAATAGCACCAGGCTCGGCACGCTGGAATCAGGTTATTCAGAGATATTGCTTGAGGGCGTCATGGAGATCGATACCTTTGGCGCTCAAACTCATGGAATTTTCTTATATGAAACCATCTGGCCTCAGACCTTGACTACAGGGATGGAGTACTATCATGATGAGGCGAAATCACCTCTTAAAATGAATGGGGAAGATAAGGTGGTAGTTGACGGCAGCTATGACAGTGTTGCTGTTTTTGCTCATGATGAGATTAAACTACACAGGGATTTTATAGCTACAATAGGCGGAAGATATGACTGGTGCTATGGTCAAAATGAAACCGAAGACAGGGAAAAGGCTGAAAACAGGGCTTGGGCCCTGAGCGCGGCAGCAGGCCTCCTCTATTCCATTACTGATCATATAAATTTTTTAGCGTCTTTTTCAAGCGCATTTCGCGCTCCTACGCTTGAGGAGCTCTTTTACTACGGCGCTGTTCCGGGCGGCGGCACCCTGGAAGGCAATCCTGACCTGGATCCTGAGATAAGCCTGAATTATGAAGCCGGTATGAAGATAAGGCATTCCAGGATTGTCTGCGGAATATCAGCATATTTAAATAAGATAAATGATTATATTATAATGGCTGAGTCAGATGAACCTGGTGTAATGACCTTTAGCAATATAGGGGAAGCAGAAATATGGGGCATTGAGAGCAGTCTTGATTTTATTATGAGCCAGAGTTGGTCTGTCTTTTCTACGCTTGGATATACAAAGGGTGAGGATAAGACAGGGGATGATCCGCTTGAAGGCATACCGCCCTTAAAGGTTATCCTGGGTTTGAGGTATGATAAGAAGAAGACGCCGCTTTTTGACGGCAGGTTCTGGTCGGAGATTTCCGCCCGTATCTATGATGAACAGGATAGAATACCTCATGATTGGACCGAAGATCAGAAGACACCTGCATTCACTGTGTACGACTTCAGGATGGGATACAATATCTCTTCCGTCAGTATCATTAAGGATATTAATTTTATTTTTGAGATAGAAAATTTGGGAAACAGGAAATATAAATCATTTCCGGTAATATACATGAAGGATTTAAACTGGGATGATTCTTTGATTCAAGCTGGCAGGAATTATAAATTTAGCTTTCACTGTAAAATATAAAAGTATTAAAATTTTTAAACAAGAACCTCTTCTGGGGGTTTATCATTACAAGTATAATTTCAATAATAGGGGCAGTGTTATGAAAAAAGAAAAATATGCGCCTTTATCAATATTCCTACTGATTATATTTTATCTCTTTGCATCAGGATGCGGAGGTGGTTCAGGCAAGGGAGGAGATGCCTTGAATGTTGGAGGTGATTCAACTATTAGTAGTATCAGTGACCAGATAGAAGGCGAAGGTTATAATGAAGTGACACTTGAGGGCGACTATTATGGCTCAAGTTATACATATTCAAACATCTACTTCAATATTCGCAAAGGCGAGCTTGTTCCTGAGAGCAGCAGTAACAGCAAGGAATGGGGTATTATGATCAAGGGTTCATATATTTATACTAACAGCGGATCAAGCGCCTCGGTTGAATACGGAGAAGGCTCATTGGGCAATGGAGGGTGGTATTTCACGGGCCTTACAGGTCTTGACGATCTCTCAGCGATAACAGTGGATGATGTCAATAAGGATATCTTTCGTGAGGATTATCGCGCATGGATAAATGAGAATCCCTTTACCATGGGAGAGGTGAATTGTAATGGTATGCTGTTGCTTACAACAATTGATGGATCGGGGACCAGAGATGATCCTTATATGTACGATACATCTAACATAGAGAATACCTCCGATGATGAGGCAATAATTTG
This is a stretch of genomic DNA from Spirochaetota bacterium. It encodes these proteins:
- a CDS encoding TonB-dependent receptor; this encodes MNKINLIIIIISITALRAVNAAGEEEAIELNKIVVSATRYEKSYFETPVSVSVIDKKDILEKSPQNAGELLKEVAGVEIHHDYTPGISKARIRGLSASRVVTLVDGKRWNSHISSLTGGDYLNSIDVGQIDRIEVIHGPASILYGSGAIGGVINIITRKSAAVKENYADVNFYSSYGSVNDFIAAGGEVECGYEKLNILVGAIKRSAGDLDTPEGKLEHSSFDSFNMNFNTRYAIGDKQSLSLSAQRFRGENIETPESKGEEFSLIIDIPRLNRDMVYLSYDVREIRSWFSFFNLSFHYQKEEVKYINSTRLGTLESGYSEILLEGVMEIDTFGAQTHGIFLYETIWPQTLTTGMEYYHDEAKSPLKMNGEDKVVVDGSYDSVAVFAHDEIKLHRDFIATIGGRYDWCYGQNETEDREKAENRAWALSAAAGLLYSITDHINFLASFSSAFRAPTLEELFYYGAVPGGGTLEGNPDLDPEISLNYEAGMKIRHSRIVCGISAYLNKINDYIIMAESDEPGVMTFSNIGEAEIWGIESSLDFIMSQSWSVFSTLGYTKGEDKTGDDPLEGIPPLKVILGLRYDKKKTPLFDGRFWSEISARIYDEQDRIPHDWTEDQKTPAFTVYDFRMGYNISSVSIIKDINFIFEIENLGNRKYKSFPVIYMKDLNWDDSLIQAGRNYKFSFHCKI